Proteins encoded together in one Streptomyces roseifaciens window:
- a CDS encoding type I polyketide synthase, translated as MAQPETPDARMVEALRASLKEADRLRERNRKLTAALREPIAIVGMACRYPGGVRSPEELWDLVAEGGDGITGFPADRGWDPALHDPEPGVEGRSYTAEGGFLHDAGEFDAGFFGISPREALLMDPQQRLLLEGSWEALESAGIDPGSLKGSRTGVFAGVMYHDYFGSFGSGSIVSGRVAYTLGLEGPTLSIDTACSSSLVALHLAAQSLRQGECTLALAGGVTIMASPGTFVEFSRQGALSPDGRCKSFADGADGTGFAEGVGVLVVERLSDARRNGHEVLAVVRGSAVNQDGASNGLTAPNGPSQQRVIRQALESAGLSAADVDVVEAHGTGTTLGDPIEAQALLATYGKERPADRPLWLGSVKSNIGHTQAAAGVAGVIKMVQAMRHGVLPRTLHVGEPSRQVDWSAGRVELLTEERAWPQPDGRPRRAGISSFGISGTNAHTIIEEAPADTAPEQPERPEQPGQPESGPVPPVLIWPLSARGRQALPAQAERLHSYAEARPELEPAAVARSLGTRRAVFGDRAAVVGTDRAQLLRGLQALAAGESSPAVVQGTARMGGRTAFLFTGQGAQRLGMGAGLRAAHPVFAEAFDAVDEALGTGLSGVLFGTDADRADLTLHAQTGLFAYEVALFRLLESWGIRPDLLAGHSIGELAAAHVAGVLTLGDACTLVAARGRLMQALPAGGAMVAVRAGEEEVLPLLTDRVALAAVNGPASVVISGEPDEVLRIAQGFEKTKRLKVSHAFHSPLMDGMLDGFRAVAESVTYHEPRIPVVSNLTGRPAERGLLSDPAYWVRHVREPVRFAAGVRALADAGATRFVELGPDAVLTGMARESVPEGTFVPLGRRQGEEPVVLAQGVAQLYADGLAPDWRALYPGTATAPLPSYAFRHRRYWLAADVPLTVGALTAPEEPAAAEESADAEPLQDRLAAASPAGQAELLTGLVRARTAAVLGHTGPEEVDPETGFLEAGMDSVSATELRHALAGATGLTLPAGVVFEHGTPAALAAHLRTRFAEGGRAPAAEEAAESESISGLLRRAAAGGNMMKGMALLNAVAEILPGFSSAAELGGPEKPVRLAQGGEGPKLICFPSPMALGGAQQYARFAARFRGRREVVVPAVPGFGKGDALPLSVDAAVEVFAEEVRTAAAGEPFVLVGYSSGGQFAHATAEVLEKAGTPARGVVLLDTYLPGDDGKDELWRQMFQGMLDRESSFGRFSAARLAAMSRYSDLIAGCMPGALSAPVLFVRPAESFATGAGTDDWRASWDGEHVLREVPGNHFTILEESAASTAAAVDAWLPSLGD; from the coding sequence GTGGCTCAGCCCGAGACACCGGACGCCAGGATGGTCGAAGCGCTCCGCGCTTCGCTCAAGGAGGCCGACCGGCTGCGGGAGCGGAACCGCAAGCTGACCGCCGCGCTGCGGGAGCCGATCGCGATCGTGGGGATGGCGTGCCGGTACCCGGGCGGCGTGCGCTCGCCGGAGGAGCTGTGGGACCTGGTCGCGGAGGGCGGGGACGGCATCACCGGCTTCCCCGCCGACCGCGGCTGGGACCCCGCCCTCCACGACCCGGAACCCGGCGTCGAAGGCAGGAGCTACACCGCCGAGGGCGGTTTCCTGCACGATGCGGGGGAGTTCGATGCGGGGTTCTTCGGTATCAGTCCGCGTGAGGCGTTGTTGATGGATCCTCAGCAGCGGTTGTTGCTGGAGGGTTCGTGGGAGGCGCTGGAGAGCGCAGGCATCGATCCGGGTTCGCTGAAGGGGAGCCGGACGGGTGTGTTCGCCGGGGTGATGTACCACGACTACTTCGGCAGCTTCGGCTCCGGGAGCATCGTCTCGGGCCGGGTGGCGTACACCCTGGGTCTTGAGGGGCCGACGCTGTCGATCGACACCGCCTGCTCGTCCTCCCTGGTCGCCCTCCACCTCGCCGCCCAGTCCCTGCGCCAGGGCGAGTGCACCCTGGCGCTGGCCGGCGGGGTCACGATCATGGCCTCGCCCGGCACGTTCGTCGAGTTCAGCAGGCAGGGGGCGCTCTCGCCCGACGGCCGGTGCAAGTCCTTCGCCGACGGCGCGGACGGCACCGGATTCGCCGAGGGCGTCGGCGTCCTCGTCGTGGAGCGGCTCTCCGACGCCCGCCGCAACGGGCACGAGGTGCTGGCCGTCGTACGGGGGAGCGCCGTCAACCAGGACGGCGCGTCCAACGGGCTGACGGCCCCCAACGGCCCGTCGCAGCAGCGGGTGATCCGCCAGGCCCTGGAGAGCGCGGGGCTTTCGGCGGCGGATGTGGACGTGGTGGAGGCGCACGGCACCGGCACCACGCTCGGCGACCCGATCGAAGCCCAGGCGCTGCTGGCCACCTACGGCAAGGAGCGGCCGGCCGATCGGCCGCTGTGGCTCGGCTCGGTCAAGTCGAACATCGGTCACACACAGGCCGCCGCCGGTGTCGCCGGGGTCATCAAGATGGTGCAGGCCATGCGCCACGGGGTGCTCCCCAGGACCCTGCACGTGGGCGAGCCCTCGCGGCAGGTCGACTGGTCCGCGGGCAGGGTGGAGCTGCTGACGGAGGAGCGGGCGTGGCCGCAGCCGGACGGGCGTCCGCGCCGGGCGGGCATCTCCTCGTTCGGCATCAGCGGCACCAACGCCCACACCATCATCGAGGAAGCCCCGGCGGACACCGCACCCGAGCAGCCCGAGCGGCCCGAGCAGCCGGGTCAGCCGGAGTCCGGACCCGTGCCGCCCGTCCTGATCTGGCCGCTGTCCGCCCGCGGCCGGCAGGCCCTGCCCGCCCAGGCCGAGCGCCTCCACTCGTACGCCGAGGCGCGGCCGGAGCTCGAACCGGCCGCCGTCGCCCGGTCGCTGGGCACCCGGCGGGCCGTCTTCGGCGACCGCGCCGCCGTCGTCGGCACCGACCGCGCCCAGCTGCTCCGCGGCCTGCAGGCCCTGGCCGCAGGCGAGAGCTCGCCCGCCGTGGTGCAGGGCACCGCGCGCATGGGCGGGCGCACGGCGTTCCTCTTCACCGGGCAGGGCGCCCAGCGGCTCGGCATGGGCGCCGGGCTCCGGGCGGCCCACCCGGTGTTCGCCGAGGCCTTCGACGCGGTGGACGAGGCGCTCGGCACCGGCCTCTCCGGCGTCCTCTTCGGCACGGACGCCGACCGGGCCGACCTGACCCTCCATGCGCAGACCGGCCTCTTCGCCTACGAGGTCGCGCTCTTCCGGCTGCTGGAGTCGTGGGGGATCCGTCCCGACCTCCTCGCCGGGCACTCGATCGGCGAGCTCGCCGCCGCGCACGTCGCGGGCGTCCTCACACTGGGGGACGCGTGCACCCTCGTCGCGGCCCGCGGGCGCCTGATGCAGGCGCTGCCCGCGGGCGGTGCGATGGTCGCGGTCCGGGCGGGTGAGGAGGAGGTCCTCCCGCTGCTCACCGACCGGGTGGCCCTGGCGGCCGTCAACGGCCCCGCGTCGGTGGTGATCTCCGGCGAGCCGGACGAGGTCCTGCGGATCGCGCAGGGCTTCGAGAAGACCAAGCGGCTGAAGGTCTCGCACGCCTTCCACTCGCCGCTCATGGACGGCATGCTCGACGGCTTCCGCGCCGTCGCCGAGAGCGTGACGTACCACGAGCCGCGCATCCCCGTCGTGTCGAACCTGACCGGGCGGCCCGCGGAGAGGGGCCTGCTGTCCGATCCCGCGTACTGGGTCCGCCACGTGCGCGAGCCGGTCCGCTTCGCGGCGGGGGTACGGGCCCTCGCGGACGCCGGCGCCACGCGCTTCGTGGAGCTGGGGCCGGACGCCGTCCTGACCGGCATGGCCCGGGAGAGCGTCCCGGAGGGGACCTTCGTCCCCCTGGGCAGGCGGCAGGGCGAGGAACCGGTGGTGCTGGCGCAGGGCGTGGCCCAGCTGTACGCGGACGGCCTCGCGCCCGACTGGCGGGCGCTGTACCCCGGCACGGCGACGGCGCCCCTGCCCTCGTACGCCTTCCGGCACCGGCGGTACTGGCTCGCGGCGGACGTCCCCCTGACCGTCGGCGCGCTCACCGCACCGGAGGAGCCCGCGGCGGCGGAGGAGTCCGCGGATGCGGAACCCCTCCAGGACCGGCTGGCGGCCGCTTCCCCGGCCGGGCAGGCGGAGCTGCTGACCGGTCTCGTACGGGCCCGCACGGCCGCCGTGCTCGGCCACACCGGCCCTGAGGAAGTCGACCCGGAGACGGGGTTCCTGGAGGCCGGGATGGACTCGGTGTCGGCCACGGAGCTGCGGCACGCGCTCGCCGGCGCGACCGGGCTGACGCTGCCGGCCGGAGTCGTCTTCGAGCACGGCACCCCGGCCGCGCTGGCCGCCCATCTGCGCACCAGGTTCGCCGAAGGCGGGCGGGCGCCCGCCGCGGAGGAGGCCGCGGAGTCCGAGTCGATCAGCGGGCTGCTGCGCCGCGCGGCGGCCGGCGGGAACATGATGAAGGGGATGGCCCTGCTCAACGCCGTCGCCGAGATCTTGCCCGGCTTCTCCTCCGCGGCCGAACTGGGCGGTCCCGAGAAGCCCGTACGCCTGGCGCAGGGCGGCGAGGGCCCCAAGCTGATCTGTTTCCCCTCGCCGATGGCGCTCGGCGGCGCCCAGCAGTACGCGCGCTTCGCGGCGCGCTTCCGGGGCCGCCGGGAGGTCGTCGTGCCCGCCGTGCCGGGCTTCGGCAAGGGCGACGCCCTGCCCCTGTCGGTCGACGCGGCCGTCGAGGTGTTCGCCGAAGAGGTGCGCACCGCGGCCGCGGGCGAGCCCTTCGTCCTGGTCGGCTACTCCTCCGGCGGGCAGTTCGCCCACGCGACCGCGGAGGTGCTGGAGAAGGCGGGCACCCCGGCGCGGGGCGTCGTCCTGCTGGACACCTATCTGCCCGGCGACGACGGCAAGGACGAGCTCTGGCGTCAGATGTTCCAGGGCATGCTGGACCGGGAGTCCTCCTTCGGCCGGTTCAGCGCCGCCCGGCTCGCTGCGATGAGCCGCTACAGCGACCTCATCGCCGGCTGCATGCCCGGTGCGCTGTCCGCGCCCGTCCTCTTCGTCCGGCCGGCGGAGTCGTTCGCGACCGGAGCGGGGACGGACGACTGGCGCGCCTCGTGGGACGGCGAGCACGTGCTCCGCGAGGTGCCGGGCAACCACTTCACGATCCTGGAGGAGTCGGCCGCGTCCACCGCCGCGGCGGTGGACGCCTGGCTGCCCTCCCTCGGCGACTGA
- a CDS encoding PqqD family protein, protein MVLHSIRRTARRLGGEQPPQKAVVEGLRAEPDLMARVLPDGRLDLFSPRTGIRHRCGPLGTSMWIALQQNDWDPGRAAAELAPLWGGDEEGIRTELNGWVGEFLAAGLLTLRPN, encoded by the coding sequence ATGGTGTTGCATTCGATTCGCCGAACGGCCCGCCGCCTCGGCGGTGAACAGCCGCCGCAGAAGGCGGTGGTGGAGGGCTTACGGGCCGAGCCGGATCTGATGGCCAGGGTCCTGCCCGACGGCCGGCTGGACCTGTTCTCGCCGCGCACGGGCATCCGGCACCGGTGCGGGCCGCTGGGCACGTCGATGTGGATCGCCCTGCAGCAGAACGACTGGGACCCCGGGCGGGCGGCGGCGGAGCTCGCCCCGCTCTGGGGCGGCGACGAGGAAGGGATCCGCACCGAACTGAACGGGTGGGTGGGCGAGTTCCTCGCCGCGGGCCTGCTGACGCTCCGGCCGAACTGA
- a CDS encoding ABC transporter ATP-binding protein, with protein sequence MHTREDVRSTTAVRLEAVRKIYGKGDNEVAALKELSMSFGTGTFTAVMGPSGSGKSTFLHCAAGLDQPTSGSVTVGDVDLAGLDEVQLTKLRRDRIGFIFQSFNLLPALTVMQNIMLPLKLAGKRPNRNQILMVVNRVGLAERINHLPGQLSGGQQQRVAIARALVTRPDVIFADEPTGALDTRTAAAVLALLRESVSSIGQTLVMVTHDPVAASYADRVVFLADGRFVGELHRPTAEAVAARMTRLGAWDDETHEPSATVAGGLH encoded by the coding sequence GTGCACACACGAGAAGACGTGCGATCAACGACCGCAGTGCGGCTGGAAGCGGTCCGGAAGATCTACGGCAAGGGCGACAACGAGGTGGCCGCGCTCAAGGAACTGAGCATGTCATTCGGCACCGGCACCTTCACCGCCGTGATGGGCCCCTCGGGCTCCGGGAAGAGCACCTTCCTGCACTGCGCCGCCGGCCTCGACCAGCCCACGTCGGGTTCGGTGACGGTCGGCGACGTGGACCTCGCCGGGCTGGACGAGGTGCAGCTGACCAAGCTGCGCCGCGACCGCATCGGCTTCATCTTCCAGTCCTTCAACCTGCTGCCCGCGCTGACCGTGATGCAGAACATCATGCTGCCGCTGAAGCTCGCCGGTAAGCGCCCGAACAGGAACCAGATCCTCATGGTGGTCAACCGGGTCGGCCTGGCCGAGCGGATCAACCACCTGCCGGGCCAGCTCTCCGGCGGCCAGCAGCAGCGCGTGGCCATCGCCCGCGCCCTGGTCACCCGGCCCGACGTCATCTTCGCCGACGAGCCCACCGGCGCGCTGGACACCCGCACCGCCGCCGCGGTGCTCGCCCTGCTGCGCGAGTCGGTCTCCTCCATCGGCCAGACCCTGGTGATGGTCACCCACGACCCCGTGGCCGCCTCGTACGCCGACCGCGTGGTCTTCCTCGCGGACGGGCGGTTCGTCGGCGAGCTGCACCGGCCGACCGCCGAGGCGGTCGCCGCCCGGATGACGCGCCTGGGCGCCTGGGACGACGAGACCCACGAGCCGTCCGCGACGGTGGCTGGGGGCCTGCACTGA
- a CDS encoding FtsX-like permease family protein: MWSLVFRTLKFRKTGFIATFLAMFLGAAIVMGCGGLLETGIRMAAPPQRLAAAPVVVTGQQKHDGTALSERNRIDPGLVDTVRSVPGVRQAVADVSFPATVLTGGKPVAGGSGSAGHNWDSAQLTPYALKEGAAPARNGEVVLDSGLASRSGASVGSSVDLAAHGTTQKYVVTGIVDRKGGSSTDPAVFFSGAEALRLAATDGKIDSIGVLPAPGTSTAALGKAVEAKVGSGATVLTGERRGLAELPGTMASQQTVTILASIFGSWAILIVMFGVASTLGLSLQQRQHEMALLRAIGTTSRQVRRMILGETAVLSVLATVLAVLPGRYLGELLYGQLTGHGVVSDAVAFREGWIPVAVGAVAAIAAALGATLFAGRRAARTKPVAALAESATQTRWFTVPRLLLALFFFANGILLSIVTATVMEDGPSLASTAGPASVLFAIGLALLAPGITKGIVTVLRLPVRLLTGLSGELALHNAATRNVRMAGAVAPIILLIGIATGTLYMQSTEDSVSARSYSKNVLADYVVDSSAGGFGPGFVEQVRGVPGVAGASELVSSDGKVEKNGGSDIALRGVSGADADKTLAVGPVAGSLDGLQGNTVALSDKQAQKFGVRVGDTLPVRLGDGTRTDPKVVALFPDNPKQQYLLLPSAVLAPHTTAGLPEQILVRADADADRGALQAKLDRLAAAQPGAEVAGRATLTSQNNQIQQILVSANYTIVAMIVGYAAITVINALVAVTRQRNREFGLQRLTGATRGQVIGMLSVEGGLVAVIGTVLGTVAAATTIVPYSLVKNGTPMPEGSIGIYLAIIGGALVLIFGATLVPSWRGMRTPPIETVTKPA, translated from the coding sequence ATGTGGTCCCTGGTCTTCCGTACGCTGAAGTTCCGTAAGACGGGATTCATCGCCACCTTCCTCGCGATGTTCCTCGGCGCCGCGATCGTCATGGGCTGCGGCGGTCTCCTCGAGACCGGCATCCGGATGGCCGCACCACCGCAGCGGCTCGCCGCCGCACCGGTCGTGGTGACGGGCCAGCAGAAGCACGACGGCACCGCGCTCAGCGAGCGCAACCGCATCGACCCGGGCCTGGTCGACACCGTCCGCTCGGTGCCCGGGGTCCGGCAGGCCGTCGCCGACGTGTCCTTCCCCGCGACCGTGCTCACCGGCGGGAAGCCGGTCGCCGGCGGCTCCGGCTCCGCCGGGCACAACTGGGACAGCGCCCAGCTGACCCCGTACGCCCTCAAGGAGGGCGCGGCCCCCGCCCGCAACGGCGAGGTCGTCCTCGACTCGGGCCTGGCCTCCCGCTCGGGAGCCTCCGTCGGCTCCAGCGTCGACCTGGCCGCCCACGGCACCACTCAGAAGTACGTCGTCACCGGCATCGTGGACCGCAAGGGCGGCAGCAGCACGGATCCGGCGGTGTTCTTCTCCGGCGCCGAGGCCCTGCGGCTGGCCGCGACCGACGGGAAGATCGACTCCATCGGCGTGCTGCCCGCACCGGGCACGAGCACGGCCGCGCTCGGCAAGGCCGTGGAAGCCAAGGTCGGAAGCGGTGCCACCGTCCTCACCGGCGAGCGGCGGGGGCTCGCCGAACTGCCCGGCACCATGGCCAGCCAGCAGACGGTCACCATCCTGGCGTCGATCTTCGGCAGCTGGGCGATCCTCATCGTGATGTTCGGCGTGGCCTCCACCCTGGGGCTGTCGCTGCAGCAGCGCCAGCACGAGATGGCCCTGCTCCGCGCCATCGGCACCACCTCCCGGCAGGTGCGCCGGATGATCCTCGGCGAGACCGCCGTGCTGTCCGTACTGGCCACCGTCCTGGCGGTGCTGCCCGGCCGGTACCTCGGCGAGCTGCTCTACGGCCAGCTGACCGGGCACGGCGTCGTGTCGGACGCGGTCGCCTTCCGCGAGGGCTGGATCCCGGTCGCCGTCGGCGCGGTCGCCGCCATCGCCGCGGCCCTGGGCGCGACGCTCTTCGCCGGGCGGCGAGCCGCCCGGACCAAGCCCGTCGCCGCGCTCGCCGAGAGCGCGACGCAGACCCGCTGGTTCACCGTCCCCCGGCTGCTGCTCGCCCTGTTCTTCTTCGCCAACGGCATCCTCCTGTCGATCGTCACGGCCACGGTGATGGAGGACGGGCCGTCCCTCGCGAGCACCGCCGGCCCCGCGTCCGTCCTCTTCGCCATCGGCCTCGCCCTGCTGGCCCCCGGCATCACCAAGGGGATCGTGACCGTGCTGCGCCTGCCGGTCCGGCTGCTGACGGGCCTCTCCGGCGAACTCGCCCTGCACAACGCGGCGACGCGCAACGTCCGCATGGCGGGCGCCGTCGCCCCGATCATCCTGCTGATCGGCATCGCCACCGGCACCCTGTACATGCAGTCGACGGAGGACAGCGTCTCCGCACGCAGCTACTCCAAGAACGTGCTCGCCGACTACGTGGTCGATTCGTCGGCCGGGGGCTTCGGCCCGGGCTTCGTCGAGCAGGTCCGCGGCGTCCCCGGGGTGGCCGGCGCCTCCGAACTGGTCTCCTCGGACGGAAAGGTCGAGAAGAACGGCGGCTCCGACATCGCCCTGCGCGGCGTCTCCGGGGCCGACGCGGACAAGACCCTCGCGGTCGGCCCCGTCGCCGGATCGCTCGACGGACTGCAGGGCAACACCGTGGCCCTGTCGGACAAGCAGGCGCAGAAGTTCGGCGTCCGCGTCGGGGACACGCTGCCGGTCCGTCTCGGCGACGGCACCCGCACCGACCCGAAGGTCGTCGCGCTCTTCCCCGACAACCCCAAGCAGCAGTACCTCCTGCTGCCCTCCGCGGTCCTGGCCCCGCACACGACCGCCGGCCTGCCCGAGCAGATCCTGGTCCGTGCCGACGCCGACGCCGACCGCGGCGCCCTGCAGGCGAAGCTCGACCGGCTCGCGGCCGCCCAGCCCGGCGCCGAGGTGGCCGGGCGCGCCACGCTGACGAGCCAGAACAACCAGATCCAGCAGATCCTGGTCTCGGCGAACTACACGATCGTCGCCATGATCGTCGGCTATGCGGCGATCACCGTGATCAACGCCCTGGTGGCGGTGACCCGGCAGCGCAACCGGGAGTTCGGCCTCCAGCGGCTGACCGGCGCCACCCGCGGCCAGGTGATCGGCATGCTGAGCGTCGAAGGCGGCCTGGTCGCCGTCATCGGCACCGTGCTCGGCACCGTCGCCGCCGCCACGACCATCGTCCCGTACAGCCTCGTCAAGAACGGCACCCCGATGCCCGAGGGATCCATCGGCATCTACCTGGCGATCATCGGGGGAGCCCTGGTCCTCATCTTCGGCGCGACGCTGGTTCCGTCCTGGCGCGGGATGCGCACCCCGCCGATCGAGACGGTGACCAAGCCCGCCTGA
- a CDS encoding sensor histidine kinase: protein MRTTGTLTDALGAWRARARRAGADMAVGAAIAAGSMAALSLFLVTAYFVILFVIGIGAVALPIVTKGVRWLCNLNRRAAGRVGVPVAVPYHPEPPEFEKDIVGWMRRCKWILMDPATWRDLLWLLLNTAAGMIGLVPAAVLYYALEGLAVGAGLWQPILDANGSGRWYCFITVDSWPSALLALAAAGGLLFAWLWVSRPALKAHAYFTRFLLGPAERTVLASRVRHLAETRSTALDTQAAELRRIERDLHDGAQARLVGLGFTLGAVERNMDRKPEEARRLLREARESSVLALRELRDLVRGIHPPVLAERGLADAVRALGIDSPLEVVVEADVPGALPAPVESAVYFSVSELLTNALKHSGADRVEIALRHEGDVLHARVADDGRGGADLGGGTGLHGIRRRLATFDGTLDISSPVGGPTVTKMEIPCALSSPKTSSS, encoded by the coding sequence ATGAGGACGACCGGGACCTTGACCGACGCTCTCGGCGCCTGGCGCGCCCGGGCCCGCCGCGCGGGCGCCGACATGGCGGTCGGAGCGGCGATCGCGGCCGGATCGATGGCGGCCTTGTCCCTCTTCCTCGTCACCGCCTACTTCGTGATCCTCTTCGTCATCGGCATCGGCGCCGTCGCGCTGCCGATCGTCACCAAGGGCGTCCGGTGGCTGTGCAACCTCAACCGCCGCGCCGCCGGCCGGGTGGGCGTCCCGGTCGCCGTCCCCTACCACCCGGAACCCCCGGAGTTCGAGAAGGACATCGTCGGGTGGATGCGCCGCTGCAAGTGGATCCTCATGGACCCCGCCACCTGGCGCGATCTGCTGTGGCTGCTGCTCAACACCGCGGCCGGGATGATCGGCCTCGTGCCGGCCGCGGTCCTCTACTACGCCCTGGAAGGGCTCGCGGTGGGCGCCGGCCTCTGGCAGCCCATCCTCGACGCGAACGGCAGCGGCCGGTGGTACTGCTTCATCACCGTCGACAGCTGGCCGAGCGCCCTCCTGGCCCTGGCGGCCGCGGGCGGCCTGCTGTTCGCCTGGCTGTGGGTGAGCCGGCCGGCCCTCAAGGCGCACGCCTACTTCACCCGCTTCCTCCTCGGCCCGGCCGAGCGCACCGTGCTCGCCTCCCGCGTGCGGCACCTGGCCGAGACCCGGAGCACCGCGCTGGACACGCAGGCGGCCGAGCTCCGCCGCATCGAACGGGACCTCCACGACGGCGCCCAGGCCAGGCTGGTGGGCCTCGGCTTCACCCTCGGGGCGGTCGAGCGGAACATGGACCGCAAGCCGGAGGAGGCGCGGCGGCTGCTGCGCGAGGCACGCGAGTCCTCCGTCCTGGCGCTGAGGGAGCTGCGCGACCTCGTCCGCGGCATCCACCCGCCCGTGCTCGCCGAGCGCGGCCTCGCCGACGCCGTGCGCGCCCTGGGCATCGACAGCCCGCTCGAGGTCGTGGTGGAGGCGGACGTCCCCGGCGCGCTGCCGGCGCCGGTCGAGTCCGCCGTGTACTTCTCCGTGTCGGAGCTCCTGACCAACGCCCTGAAGCACTCCGGGGCGGACCGCGTCGAGATCGCGCTCCGGCACGAGGGGGACGTCCTGCACGCCCGCGTCGCCGACGACGGCCGCGGCGGCGCCGACCTCGGCGGGGGCACCGGGCTGCACGGCATCCGCCGCCGCCTGGCGACTTTTGACGGAACCCTGGACATCAGCAGCCCCGTGGGCGGTCCGACCGTGACGAAAATGGAGATACCGTGCGCGTTGTCCTCGCCGAAGACCTCTTCCTCCTGA
- a CDS encoding response regulator codes for MRVVLAEDLFLLRQGLIQLLEAYDFEVVAAVDNGRDLSAALAEHRPDIAIVDVRLPPTFTTEGLQAALQARRDIPGLPILVLSQNVEQMYARELLADGTGGIGYLLKDSIFDNDQFIDAISRVAAGGTAMDPAVVAQLMVSHARDEPLGALTARERHVLELMAEGCSNMAIAQRLTISEGAAAKHISNIFAKLMLPQDSDSNRRVLAVLAYLNA; via the coding sequence GTGCGCGTTGTCCTCGCCGAAGACCTCTTCCTCCTGAGGCAGGGGCTCATCCAGCTCCTGGAGGCCTACGACTTCGAGGTCGTTGCCGCCGTGGACAACGGCCGGGACCTGTCCGCGGCCCTCGCCGAGCACCGGCCCGACATCGCGATCGTGGACGTCCGGCTGCCCCCGACGTTCACCACCGAGGGCCTCCAGGCCGCGCTGCAGGCCCGCCGCGACATCCCGGGGCTGCCGATCCTCGTGCTCTCGCAGAACGTCGAGCAGATGTACGCCAGGGAGCTGCTGGCGGACGGCACCGGCGGCATCGGCTATCTGCTGAAGGACAGCATCTTCGACAACGACCAGTTCATCGACGCCATCAGCCGGGTTGCGGCCGGTGGCACCGCCATGGACCCCGCGGTGGTCGCCCAGCTGATGGTCAGCCACGCGCGCGACGAACCCCTCGGCGCCCTCACGGCGCGCGAGCGGCACGTCCTGGAGCTCATGGCCGAGGGCTGCTCCAACATGGCCATCGCGCAGCGCCTGACCATCAGCGAGGGCGCGGCGGCCAAGCACATCTCCAACATCTTCGCCAAGCTCATGCTGCCGCAGGACAGCGACAGCAACCGCCGCGTCCTCGCCGTTCTCGCCTACCTCAACGCCTGA
- a CDS encoding DUF6542 domain-containing protein, translating into MGRRRTETPGRGTRRAGTALLAPGALLLAGAVVDEAAGAGLGWIFALCAAAAAALAAVLCARAHAWWVLAAPPLVIAAVAVGAQLVAAPAGPGGGTLAAAVHWALDTFPAMAAAEAAAALVLAVRTFRPGRGRRACHA; encoded by the coding sequence ATGGGCCGTAGGCGGACCGAGACGCCAGGGAGGGGGACGCGGCGGGCCGGCACGGCACTGCTCGCCCCGGGAGCGCTGCTCCTGGCCGGCGCCGTGGTGGACGAGGCGGCCGGGGCGGGCCTCGGCTGGATCTTCGCCCTCTGCGCCGCGGCCGCCGCCGCCCTCGCCGCGGTGCTGTGCGCCCGCGCCCACGCGTGGTGGGTGCTCGCCGCACCACCCCTGGTGATCGCGGCGGTGGCCGTCGGTGCCCAGCTGGTCGCGGCCCCGGCCGGCCCGGGCGGCGGCACCCTCGCCGCGGCGGTGCACTGGGCCCTCGACACGTTCCCCGCCATGGCGGCGGCGGAGGCCGCGGCGGCGCTCGTCCTGGCCGTGCGCACCTTCCGCCCCGGCCGGGGAAGGAGGGCCTGCCATGCGTGA